Proteins encoded by one window of Arabidopsis thaliana chromosome 2, partial sequence:
- the GAMMA-TIP gene encoding gamma tonoplast intrinsic protein (gamma tonoplast intrinsic protein (GAMMA-TIP); FUNCTIONS IN: water channel activity, urea transmembrane transporter activity; INVOLVED IN: in 6 processes; LOCATED IN: in 7 components; EXPRESSED IN: 33 plant structures; EXPRESSED DURING: 13 growth stages; CONTAINS InterPro DOMAIN/s: Major intrinsic protein, conserved site (InterPro:IPR022357), Aquaporin (InterPro:IPR012269), Major intrinsic protein (InterPro:IPR000425); BEST Arabidopsis thaliana protein match is: tonoplast intrinsic protein 2 (TAIR:AT3G26520.1); Has 11016 Blast hits to 10983 proteins in 2213 species: Archae - 82; Bacteria - 5238; Metazoa - 1501; Fungi - 451; Plants - 2489; Viruses - 0; Other Eukaryotes - 1255 (source: NCBI BLink).) has product MPIRNIAIGRPDEATRPDALKAALAEFISTLIFVVAGSGSGMAFNKLTENGATTPSGLVAAAVAHAFGLFVAVSVGANISGGHVNPAVTFGAFIGGNITLLRGILYWIAQLLGSVVACLILKFATGGLAVPAFGLSAGVGVLNAFVFEIVMTFGLVYTVYATAIDPKNGSLGTIAPIAIGFIVGANILAGGAFSGASMNPAVAFGPAVVSWTWTNHWVYWAGPLVGGGIAGLIYEVFFINTTHEQLPTTDY; this is encoded by the exons ATGCCGATCAGAAACATCGCCATTGGCCGTCCAGATGAAGCCACCCGTCCCGATGCCTTAAAGGCGGCGTTGGCTGAGTTCATTTCAACTTTGATCTTTGTCGTCGCCGGTTCAGGCTCTGGCATGGCTTTCAACAAGCTCACTGAAAACGGAGCCACCACTCCTTCTGGTCTCGTAGCTGCTGCAGTGGCTCATGCCTTTGGACTCTTCGTCGCTGTCTCAGTTGGTGCCAACATCTCTGGTGGACACGTTAACCCTGCCGTCACTTTCGGTGCTTTCATTGGTGGTAACATCACTCTCCTCCGTGGTATCCTCTACTGGATTGCTCAGCTTCTCGGCTCCGTCGTCGCTTGCCTCATCCTTAAATTCGCCACCGGTGGCTTG gCTGTGCCGGCTTTTGGTCTCTCTGCTGGAGTAGGAGTGTTGAACGCTTTCGTTTTCGAGATCGTGATGACATTCGGGCTTGTTTACACCGTCTACGCTACAGCCATTGACCCCAAAAACGGGAGTCTTGGAACAATTGCTCCCATCGCAATCGGTTTCATTGTTGGAGCCAACATCTTAGCTGGAGGAGCTTTCTCTGGAGCCTCCATGAATCCCGCCGTGGCTTTCGGACCAGCGGTGGTGAGCTGGACATGGACCAACCACTGGGTCTACTGGGCCGGACCTCTCGTCGGCGGTGGAATCGCTGGACTCATCTACGaagttttcttcatcaacaccACACACGAGCAGCTCCCAACCACAGACTACTGa
- a CDS encoding uncharacterized protein (unknown protein; Has 30201 Blast hits to 17322 proteins in 780 species: Archae - 12; Bacteria - 1396; Metazoa - 17338; Fungi - 3422; Plants - 5037; Viruses - 0; Other Eukaryotes - 2996 (source: NCBI BLink).) has protein sequence MSLKRVKHHGTKREDEETRIARAGGFEPGCDGGVSDGIYGGFKKTSRFDSFVKWVFSKKIK, from the coding sequence ATGTCCCTAAAGAGGGTGAAACACCATGgcacaaagagagaagatgaagaaacgcGAATAGCTCGAGCTGGAGGATTCGAACCCGGATGTGACGGTGGTGTGTCGGATGGGATCTATGGCGGATTTAAGAAAACGAGTCGATTTGATTCCTTCGTAAAGTGGgttttctcaaagaaaataaaatga
- a CDS encoding uncharacterized protein (unknown protein; FUNCTIONS IN: molecular_function unknown; INVOLVED IN: biological_process unknown; LOCATED IN: chloroplast envelope; EXPRESSED IN: 22 plant structures; EXPRESSED DURING: 13 growth stages; Has 26 Blast hits to 26 proteins in 11 species: Archae - 0; Bacteria - 0; Metazoa - 0; Fungi - 0; Plants - 26; Viruses - 0; Other Eukaryotes - 0 (source: NCBI BLink).), which yields MAKKGGATLAEDAPWRVSSGRPVPKISRSPVLSISQNPETDYAISVMKHPNPVGGGFAMEAVLESAGPECVVPGQVTPLRLLGVKVWPVEVDLKFLEPVGKELKMLGKFMDNAVELMNKSFIDR from the exons ATGGCGAAGAAAGGAGGAGCGACGCTAGCTGAGGATGCACCATGGCGAGTTTCGTCAGGAAGACCAGTGCCTAAGATCAGTCGCTCTCCGGTTTTATCTATCTCTCAAAACCCAGAAACCGATTACGCCATTTCCGTCATGAAG CATCCGAATCCTGTGGGAGGTGGGTTTGCGATGGAAGCTGTACTTGAATCCGCAGGACCTGAATGCGTTGTTCCTGGCCAAGTAACACCTCTTCGGTTACTTGGTGTTAAG GTGTGGCCTGTTGAAGTTGATCTTAAATTCTTGGAACCAGTGGGAAAGGAGCTGAAAATGCTTGGGAAG TTCATGGACAACGCTGTCGAGCTGATGAATAAGTCCTTCATTGACCGCTAA
- the ACR10 gene encoding ACT-like superfamily protein (ACT-like superfamily protein; FUNCTIONS IN: amino acid binding; INVOLVED IN: metabolic process; LOCATED IN: cellular_component unknown; EXPRESSED IN: 20 plant structures; EXPRESSED DURING: 12 growth stages; CONTAINS InterPro DOMAIN/s: Amino acid-binding ACT (InterPro:IPR002912); BEST Arabidopsis thaliana protein match is: ACT domain-containing protein (TAIR:AT2G39570.1); Has 798 Blast hits to 670 proteins in 149 species: Archae - 0; Bacteria - 272; Metazoa - 0; Fungi - 7; Plants - 430; Viruses - 0; Other Eukaryotes - 89 (source: NCBI BLink).): protein MGILSDDVVIISQSEKEGDPSVITINCPDKTGLGCDLCRILLFFGLNIVRGDVSTDGKWCYLVFWVIGKPNTRWNLLKMRLVEASPSFSWAFGISRCYLSDSESQPPKLPDLFLLKLACSDRTGLLYDVTEVLYKLEINIEKVKISTTPDGKVMDLFFVTDTRELLGTVKRRNEVYEYLRDAIGDSMISYDIELVGPEITACSTSSSVAETLFSSDVSGEHSSGLHTSSNVSIAVDNSLSSAHTLIHITCQDHKGLLYDIMRTFKDFNIQISYGRFTIKLGKNCEIDLFIVQSDGRKILDSSKLNALITRLRAELQQPLRVVMMNRGPDTELLVTNPVELSGKGRPQVFHDIALALKKIDTCIFSAEIGRHVTGDREWEVYKVLINEEDSLPIPRSKIEEEVWKTLMGWE, encoded by the exons ATGGGAATTTTGTCGGACGACGTAGTGATAATCAGTCAATCGGAGAAAGAAGGTGACCCGAGTGTTATAACCATCAATTGTCCTGACAAAACTGGTCTGGGTTGTGATCTCTGTCGTATCCTCCTCTTCTTCGGCCTCAACATTGTCAGAGGAG ATGTCTCAACTGATGGAAAATGGTGCTACTTGGTCTTCTGGGTGATTGGGAAACCAAACACGAGATGGAATCTGTTGAAGATGAGACTTGTAGAGGCAagtccttctttttcttgggcCTTTGGTATCTCAAGATGTTACCTTTCTGATTCTGAGTCTCAGCCTCCCAAGCTTCCTGATCTTTTCTTATTGAAGCTAGCTTGTTCTGACCGCACAGGGCTTCTTTATG ATGTCACAGAGGTTCTTTACAAGCTTGAGATTAACATTGAGAAAGTTAAGATATCGACTACCCCTGATGGAAAAGTGATGGACTTGTTCTTTGTCACAGACACTAG AGAGCTTTTAGGGACGGTTAAGAGGCGGAATGAAGTGTATGAGTACCTGAGAGATGCTATAGGAGATTCAATGATCAGCTATGACATTGAACTTGTTGGCCCTGAAATCACAGCTTGCTCAACTTCCTCGTCGGTTGCAGAAACATTGTTCTCCTCGGATGTGTCGGGAGAGCATTCGAGTGGGTTACACACTTCAAGCAATGTTTCTATTGCAGTTGACAACTCGCTAAGCTCAGCTCACACCCTCATTCATATCACTTGTCAAGATCACAAAGGTCTTCTCTATGATATTATGAGGACCTTCAAGGATTTCAACATTCAG ATCTCATATGGGCGTTTTACAATCAAACTAGGAAAGAACTGTGAGATCGACTTGTTCATAGTGCAATCTGATGGCCGAAAGATCCTTGACTCGAGCAAGCTAAATGCATTGATTACTCGTTTAAGAGCAGAGCTACAGCAACCTCTGAGAGTGGTAATGATGAATCGAGGTCCAGATACTGAACTTCTAGTCACAAACCCAGTTGAGTTATCAGGAAAGGGACGGCCACAAGTCTTCCACGACATAGCACTTGCCCTCAAGAAGATCGATACCTGCATCTTCTCG GCTGAAATTGGAAGACACGTGACTGGAGACAGAGAATGGGAGGTGTACAAAGTGTTGATCAACGAAGAAGACAGCTTACCAATCCCGAGAAGCAAGATAGAGGAAGAAGTATGGAAAACTTTGATGGGCTGGGAATGA
- the GSL8 gene encoding glucan synthase-like 8 (glucan synthase-like 8 (GSL8); FUNCTIONS IN: transferase activity, transferring glycosyl groups, 1,3-beta-glucan synthase activity; INVOLVED IN: microsporogenesis, 1,3-beta-glucan biosynthetic process, pollen development, developmental growth; LOCATED IN: 1,3-beta-glucan synthase complex, plasma membrane; EXPRESSED IN: 26 plant structures; EXPRESSED DURING: 13 growth stages; CONTAINS InterPro DOMAIN/s: Glycosyl transferase, family 48 (InterPro:IPR003440); BEST Arabidopsis thaliana protein match is: glucan synthase-like 10 (TAIR:AT3G07160.1); Has 1219 Blast hits to 893 proteins in 146 species: Archae - 0; Bacteria - 0; Metazoa - 0; Fungi - 675; Plants - 477; Viruses - 0; Other Eukaryotes - 67 (source: NCBI BLink).) translates to MARVYSNWDRLVRATLRREQLRNTGQGHERVSSGLAGAVPPSLGRATNIDAILQAADEIQSEDPSVARILCEQAYSMAQNLDPNSDGRGVLQFKTGLMSVIKQKLAKRDGASIDRDRDIERLWEFYKLYKRRHRVDDIQKEEQKWRESGTTFSSNVGEILKMRKVFATLRALIEVLEVLSRDADPNGVGRSIRDELGRIKKADATLSAELTPYNIVPLEAQSMTNAIGVFPEVRGAVQAIRYTEHFPRLPVDFEISGQRDADMFDLLEYIFGFQRDNVRNQREHLVLTLSNAQSQLSIPGQNDPKIDENAVNEVFLKVLDNYIKWCKYLRIRVVYNKLEAIDRDRKLFLVSLYFLIWGEAANVRFLPECICYIFHNMAKELDAKLDHGEAVRADSCLTGTDTGSVSFLERIICPIYETISAETVRNNGGKAAHSEWRNYDDFNEYFWTPACFELSWPMKTESRFLSKPKGRKRTAKSSFVEHRTYLHLFRSFIRLWIFMFIMFQSLTIIAFRNEHLNIETFKILLSAGPTYAIMNFIECLLDVVLMYGAYSMARGMAISRLVIRFLWWGLGSAFVVYYYVKVLDERNKPNQNEFFFHLYILVLGCYAAVRLIFGLLVKLPACHALSEMSDQSFFQFFKWIYQERYFVGRGLFENLSDYCRYVAFWLVVLASKFTFAYFLQIKPLVKPTNTIIHLPPFQYSWHDIVSKSNDHALTIVSLWAPVLAIYLMDIHIWYTLLSAIIGGVMGAKARLGEIRTIEMVHKRFESFPEAFAQNLVSPVVKRVPLGQHASQDGQDMNKAYAAMFSPFWNEIIKSLREEDYLSNREMDLLSIPSNTGSLRLVQWPLFLLCSKILVAIDLAMECKETQEVLWRQICDDEYMAYAVQECYYSVEKILNSMVNDEGRRWVERIFLEISNSIEQGSLAITLNLKKLQLVVSRFTALTGLLIRNETPDLAKGAAKAMFDFYEVVTHDLLSHDLREQLDTWNILARARNEGRLFSRIAWPRDPEIIEQVKRLHLLLTVKDAAANVPKNLEARRRLEFFTNSLFMDMPQARPVAEMVPFSVFTPYYSETVLYSSSELRSENEDGISILFYLQKIFPDEWENFLERIGRSESTGDADLQASSTDALELRFWVSYRGQTLARTVRGMMYYRRALMLQSFLERRGLGVDDASLTNMPRGFESSIEARAQADLKFTYVVSCQIYGQQKQQKKPEATDIGLLLQRYEALRVAFIHSEDVGNGDGGSGGKKEFYSKLVKADIHGKDEEIYSIKLPGDPKLGEGKPENQNHAIVFTRGEAIQTIDMNQDNYLEEAIKMRNLLEEFHGKHGIRRPTILGVREHVFTGSVSSLAWFMSNQETSFVTLGQRVLAYPLKVRMHYGHPDVFDRIFHITRGGISKASRVINISEDIYAGFNSTLRQGNITHHEYIQVGKGRDVGLNQIALFEGKVAGGNGEQVLSRDVYRIGQLFDFFRMMSFYFTTVGFYVCTMMTVLTVYVFLYGRVYLAFSGADRAISRVAKLSGNTALDAALNAQFLVQIGIFTAVPMVMGFILELGLLKAIFSFITMQFQLCSVFFTFSLGTRTHYFGRTILHGGAKYRATGRGFVVQHIKFADNYRLYSRSHFVKAFEVALLLIIYIAYGYTDGGASSFVLLTISSWFLVISWLFAPYIFNPSGFEWQKTVEDFEDWVSWLMYKGGVGVKGELSWESWWEEEQAHIQTLRGRILETILSLRFFMFQYGIVYKLDLTRKNTSLALYGYSWVVLVVIVFLFKLFWYSPRKSSNILLALRFLQGVASITFIALIVVAIAMTDLSIPDMFACVLGFIPTGWALLSLAITWKQVLRVLGLWETVREFGRIYDAAMGMLIFSPIALLSWFPFISTFQSRLLFNQAFSRGLEISIILAGNRANVET, encoded by the exons ATGGCTAGGGTTTATAGTAATTGGGATAGGCTGGTTCGAGCCACTTTAAGAAGAGAGCAGCTGAGAAATACAGGTCAAGGTCATGAGCGTGTTAGTAGCGGACTTGCTGGAGCAGTTCCGCCATCACTTGGTCGAGCTACAAATATCGATGCTATCTTACAAGCTGCTGATGAGATTCAGTCTGAGGATCCTTCTGTAGCTAGAATTC TATGTGAGCAAGCGTACTCTATGGCACAGAACTTGGACCCTAACAGTGATGGTAGAGGTGTTCTTCAATTCAAAACTGGTTTGATGTCCGTGATTAAG CAAAAACTTGCCAAGAGAGATGGTGCTTCAATAGACCGCGATCGTGATATTGAACGACTATGGGAATTTTACAAACTTTATAAAAGACGGCATAGAGTGGATGATATTCAGAAGGAAGAGCAAAAGTGGAGGGAATCAGGaacaactttttcttctaacGTGGGGGA GATCTTGAAGATGAGGAAGGTGTTTGCCACATTGAGGGCCCTAATTGAAGTGTTAGAGGTGCTAAGCAGAGATGCTGATCCAAATGGTGTTGGGAGGTCTATCAGGGACGAG CTTGGGCGGATTAAAAAAGCTGATGCAACTTTGTCTGCGGAACTAACTCCTTACAATATTGTCCCTCTAGAAGCGCAGTCCATGACCAATGCAATTGGGGTTTTCCCTGAA GTACGTGGTGCAGTCCAAGCTATCAGATACACTGAACATTTCCCTAGGCTTCCCGTTGATTTTGAGATTTCCGGACAACGTGATGCAgatatgtttgatttattgGAGTATATCTTTGGGTTTCAG AGAGACAATGTAAGGAACCAACGGGAGCATTTGGTTCTCACACTTTCAAATGCACAGTCCCAGCTTAGTATACCTGGGCAGAATGACCCA AAAATTGATGAGAATGCAGTCAATGAGGTTTTCTTAAAGGTTTTGGACAACTACATCAAGTGGTGCAAATACTTGAGGATACGCGTTGTGTACAACAA GTTAGAAGCCATTGACCGGGACAGGAagctgtttcttgtttctttgtactTCCTAATCTGGGGTGAAGCTGCTAATGTCCGCTTTCTTCCAGAGTGTATCTGCTATATATTTCACAAC ATGGCCAAGGAATTGGATGCAAAATTGGATCATGGAGAAGCTGTTCGTGCTGACAGTTGCTTAACTGGAACGGATACCGGTTCTGTATCATTTCTTGAGCGAATTATCTGCCCTATATATGAAACAATCTCAGCG GAAACTGTTCGAAACAATGGTGGGAAAGCTGCACATTCTGAATGGCGGAATTATGATGACTTCAATGAATACTTTTG GACACCTGCTTGCTTTGAGTTAAGCTGGCCTATGAAAACAGAGTCACGCTTTTTAAGCAAGCCGAAAGGGCGGAAAAGG ACTGCTAAAAGTAGCTTTGTTGAGCATCGGACATACCTTCACCTTTTCCGAAGTTTTATTCGACTTTGGATCTTCATGTTTATTATGTTCCAG TCTTTGACGATTATAGCCTTCAGGAATGAACATCTCAATATCGAAACTTTCAAGATCTTACTCAGTGCTGGGCCTACATATGCTATTATGAACTTCATTGAAT GTCTTCTTGATGTTGTACTTATGTATGGCGCCTACAGCATGGCAAGAGGAATGGCTATATCCAGGCTGGTTATCAGGTTTCTTTGGTGGGGCTTGGGATCGGCATTTGTGGTGTATTATTATGT GAAGGTTCTGGATGAAagaaataaaccaaaccaaaatgaGTTTTTCTTCCATTTATACATTCTTGTATTGGGGTGTTATGCCGCTGTTCGCCTCATCTTTGGACTTTTAGTCAAACTTCCAGCATGCCATGCTCTGTCAGAAATGTCAGATCAATCTTTCTTCCAGTTTTTTAAGTGGATATATCAG gAACGATACTTCGTGGGACGTGGCCTCTTTGAGAATTTAAGTGATTATTGCAG GTATGTGGCGTTTTGGTTGGTTGTCCTGGCCTCCAAATTCACATTTGCATACTTCCTCCAG ATCAAACCACTCGTTAAACCCACCAACACTATCATTCATCTTCCTCCATTTCAATATTCATGGCATGATATTGTCTCAAAAT CTAACGATCATGCGTTGACCATTGTTAGCTTGTGGGCTCCAGTTTTGGCG ATTTATCTTATGGATATTCATATATGGTACACACTCTTGTCTGCAATTATTGGTGGTGTGATGGGTGCAAAAGCTCGCCTAGGCGAG ATACGCACCATCGAGATGGTTCATAAGCGTTTTGAGAGTTTTCCAGAGGCTTTTGCTCAGAACCTTGTCTCTCCTGTTGTGAAAAG AGTACCACTTGGCCAACATGCTTCTCAG GATGGTCAGGATATGAACAAGGCATATGCTGCGATGTTTTCACCTTTTTGGAATGAGATAATAAAGAGCTTGAGAGAGGAAGATTATCTCAGTAACAG GGAGATGGATTTGCTTTCTATTCCCAGTAACACGGGGAGCCTTAGACTAGTCCAGTGGCccttgtttcttctctgcaGTAAG attcTGGTAGCCATTGATTTAGCCATGGAGTgcaaagaaacacaagaagTACTATGGAGACAAATATGCGATGATGAATACATGGCGTATGCAGTTCAGGAGTGCTATTACAGTgttgaaaaaatattgaattccATGGTTAATGATGAAGGGCGACGTTG GGTGGAAAGAATTTTTCTGGAGATCAGCAACAGTATAGAACAGGGTTCCCTTGCGATAACTCTAAATCTTAAGAAGCTTCAGTTAGTGGTTTCCAGATTTACTGCATTAACCGGGCTTTTG ATTCGAAATGAAACCCCAGATCTTGCAAAAGGTGCTGCAAAAgctatgtttgatttttacgAGGTGGTCACGCATGACCTTCTTTCACATGATTTAAG GGAGCAGCTTGATACATGGAATATTTTAGCACGGGCTCGAAATGAAGGGCGTCTCTTTTCCAGAATAGCTTGGCCTAGGGACCCAGAAATT ATAGAGCAGGTCAAGCGGCtacatcttcttctcactGTGAAGGATGCCGCTGCTAACGTCCCAAAAAAtctagaagcaagaagaagattggagTTTTTCACAAATTCGTTATTTATGGATATGCCCCAAGCAAGGCCTGTTGCTGAAATGGTTCCATTCAG TGTCTTCACCCCATACTATAGTGAGACAGTGCTCTATAGCTCCTCAGAACTGCGAAGTGAGAATGAGGATGGAATATCTATTCTTTTCTATCTTCAAAAGATATTTCCTG ATGAATGGGAGAACTTCTTGGAGAGGATTGGCAGGTCTGAATCAACAGGGGATGCAGATCTTCAAGCAAGTTCAACTGATGCTTTGGAGCTTCGGTTTTGGGTATCTTATCGAGGACAGACTTTAGCGAGGACTG tGCGAGGTATGATGTATTACCGAAGGGCTTTGATGCTCCAGAGTTTCTTAGAAAGACGAGGCTTGGGAG TGGATGATGCATCTCTGACCAACATGCCACGAGGATTTGAATCGTCAATTGAAGCTCGAGCTCAAGCGGACCTTAAGTTTACGTATGTTGTGTCGTGCCAAATTTATGGGCAACAGAAACAGCAAAAGAAACCAGAGGCTACTGATATCGGACTTTTATTGCAAAG ATACGAGGCGCTACGAGTTGCTTTCATACATTCGGAGGATGTTGGAAATGGAGATGGTGGAAGTGGAGGGAAAAAGGAATTCTATTCTAAATTAGTAAAAGCTGACATTCACGGAAAAGATGAG GaaatttattcaattaaaCTTCCCGGAGATCCTAAACTTGGTGAAGGGAAGCCTGAGAATCAAAATCATGCTATCGTGTTTACGCGGGGAGAAGCTATCCAGACCATAGATATGAATCAG GACAATTATCTGGAGGAAGCAATCAAAATGAGAAATCTACTTGAGGAGTTTCATGGAAAACATGGAATTCGACGTCCTACTATTTTGGGAGTTAGAGAGCATGTTTTCACGGGAAG TGTTTCATCACTGGCGTGGTTCATGTCGAATCAAGAGACCAGTTTTGTAACGTTGGGTCAACGGGTTCTAGCATATCCACTTAA AGTTCGAATGCACTATGGGCATCCAGATGTGTTCGATAGAATATTTCATATAACTCGCGGAGGAATCAGCAAAGCATCCCGTGTTATTAACATCAGTGAAGATATATATGCTG GATTTAACTCGACACTCAGGCAGGGGAATATCACCCACCATGAGTATATTCAG GTTGGTAAAGGAAGAGATGTAGGACTTAACCAGATTGCCCTATTTGAAGGGAAGGTAGCAGGTGGAAATGGAGAACAAGTTCTTAGCAGGGATGTCTACAGAATTGGGCAGCTGTTTGACTTTTTTAGAATGATGTCATTCTACTTCACAACAGTTGGATTCTATGTCTGCACAATG ATGACCGTCCTTACTGTGTACGTCTTTTTGTATGGAAGAGTTTATCTG GCCTTTTCTGGTGCTGATCGTGCAATATCAAGAGTAGCCAAACTGTCAGGTAACACTGCATTGGATGCTGCACTAAACGCACAGTTTTTAGTCCAGATTGGAATCTTTACTGCCGTCCCTATGGTGATGGGTTTCATACTTGAACTTGGGTTGCTAAAG GCTATTTTCAGCTTCATTACAATGCAATTCCAGTTGTGTTCTgtctttttcacattttctctCGGGACAAGAACTCATTACTTTGGACGTACTATTCTTCACGGTGGTGCAAAG TATCGAGCAACTGGCAGAGGTTTTGTGGTTCAGCACATAAAGTTTGCCGATAATTACAGACTTTATTCTAGAAGTCATTTTGTTAAAGC TTTTGAAGTAGCTCTACTGTTGATCATTTACATTGCCTATGGGTATACGGACGGGGGTGCCTCTTCGTTCGTTTTGCTAACTATCAGCAGTTGGTTCCTTGTAATATCCTGGTTGTTTGCACCCTATATCTTCAATCCCTCTGGATTTGAATGGCAAAA GACTGTCGAGGATTTTGAAGACTGGGTCAGTTGGCTTATGTACAAAGGTGGAGTGGGAGTAAAGGGAGAGCTCAGTTGGGAGTCGTGGTGGGAGGAAGAACAG GCGCATATCCAAACATTAAGAGGAAGGATATTGGAGACTATTTTGAGCCTGAGATTTTTCATGTTTCAATATGGCATTGTGTACAAGCTTGATCTCACTCGGAAAAACACTTCACTTGCG CTCTATGGCTACTCGTGGgttgttttggttgttattGTGTTCTTGTTTAAG CTTTTCTGGTATAGTCCCAGAAAATCAAGCAACATTCTGCTGGCACTGCGTTTTCTACAGGGAGTGGCTTCGATCACATTCATCGCCCTCATCGTTGTAGCCATTGCAATGACAGATCTATCGATTCCAGACATGTTTGCATGTGTCCTTGGTTTTATCCCGACCGGCTGGGCTCTACTCTCTTTAGCCATCACATGGAAACAGGTGCTTAGGGTCCTGGGCTTGTGGGAAACAGTCCGTGAGTTTGGGCGTATATATGATGCTGCAATGGGTATGCTCATATTTTCTCCGATCGCCCTTCTTTCCTGGTTCCCTTTCATCTCCACGTTCCAGTCTCGGCTCCTCTTCAACCAAGCTTTCAGTCGCGGACTTGAAATCTCCATTATCCTTGCCGGAAACAGAGCTAATGTTGAGACCTGA